A window of Excalfactoria chinensis isolate bCotChi1 chromosome Z, bCotChi1.hap2, whole genome shotgun sequence contains these coding sequences:
- the MLANA gene encoding melanoma antigen recognized by T-cells 1 has protein sequence MPRRNHQQDGNFFRGKGRTYFTAEEALGIGIFILVLAMLLIFGCWFYKRRSGYKRLRSKGIGMGTIRTVVSEGATPDCKTALQEYRNFNSVVPDAPPAYDKIAAEQSPPPYSP, from the exons ATGCCCAGAAGAAACCACCAGCAAGATGGAAACTTCTTTAGAGGAAAAGGACGCACCTATTTCACAGCAGAAGA AGCCCTGGGGATTGGGATCTTCATTTTggtgctggccatgctgcttaTCTTTGGCTGCTGGTTTTACAAAAGGCGTAGTGGCTATAAAAGACTACGG AGCAAAGGCATCGGTATGGGCACCATACGAACTGTGGTGAGTGAGGGAGCAACGCCAGACTGCAAAACGGCTCTGCAAGAGTACAGGAACTTTAATTCTGTG GTTCCCGATGCTCCTCCAGCCTACGACAAAATTGCAGCAGAGCAGTCACCACCACCTTACTCACCATGA